In Pseudomonas sp. MTM4, one genomic interval encodes:
- the metG gene encoding methionine--tRNA ligase encodes MSEARQILVTSALPYANGSIHLGHMLEYIQTDMWVRFQKLRGNQCIYVCADDAHGSAIMLRAEKEGITPEQLIANVQAEHSADFADFLVDFDNFHSTHSEENRELSSLIYTKLRDAGHIATRSVTQYFDPEKGMFLADRFIKGTCPKCAAEDQYGDNCEKCGATYEPTELKNPRSAISGATPVLRDSKHFFFKLPDFEAMLKEWTRSGSLQDSVANKIAEWLDGGLHEWDISRDAPYFGFEIPDEPGKYFYVWLDAPIGYMASFKNLCARRPELDFDAFWNKDSSAELYHFIGKDIINFHTLFWPAMLEGAGYRKPTAVAVHGYLTVNGQKMSKSRGTFIKARTYLDHLNPEYLRYYYAAKLGRGVDDLDLNLEDFVQKVNSDLVGKVVNIASRCAGFIHKGNGGLMVDRNAAPELTDAFQTAAPSIADAYENRDFARAMREIMALADRANAWIADKAPWALNKQDGMQDEVQAICATGINLFRQLVIFLKPVLPNLAADAERFLNVEPLSWTDLETLLANHQLNAFTPLLTRIEPAKIEAMIESSKEDLASTETAAPAQGNGELTKEPIAAEIAFDAFAAVDLRIALIEKCEFVEGADKLLRLTLDIGDAKRNVFSGIKSAYPDPSKLEGRLTLYVSNLAARKMKFGVSEGMVLAAGPGGEEIYLLSPDSGAKPGQRVK; translated from the coding sequence ATGTCCGAAGCTCGCCAGATCCTCGTTACCAGTGCCCTGCCCTACGCCAACGGTTCGATTCACCTAGGCCACATGCTTGAGTACATCCAGACGGACATGTGGGTGCGGTTTCAGAAACTGCGTGGCAACCAGTGCATCTATGTCTGCGCCGACGACGCCCATGGCTCGGCCATCATGCTGCGCGCTGAAAAGGAAGGCATCACGCCAGAGCAGCTGATCGCCAACGTGCAAGCCGAACACAGCGCCGACTTCGCCGACTTCCTGGTCGACTTCGACAACTTCCACTCGACCCACTCCGAAGAGAACCGCGAGCTGTCGAGCCTGATCTACACGAAGCTGCGCGACGCCGGCCACATCGCCACCCGCTCGGTGACCCAGTATTTCGACCCTGAAAAGGGCATGTTCCTCGCCGACCGCTTCATCAAGGGCACCTGCCCGAAGTGCGCGGCCGAGGACCAATACGGCGACAACTGCGAAAAGTGCGGCGCGACCTACGAGCCCACCGAGCTGAAGAACCCACGCTCGGCCATTTCCGGCGCCACGCCGGTGCTGCGTGACTCCAAGCACTTCTTCTTCAAGCTGCCCGACTTCGAGGCGATGCTGAAGGAATGGACCCGCAGCGGTAGCCTGCAGGATTCCGTCGCCAACAAAATCGCCGAATGGCTCGATGGCGGCCTGCACGAATGGGACATCTCCCGCGATGCACCCTACTTCGGCTTCGAGATCCCCGACGAGCCCGGCAAATACTTCTACGTCTGGCTGGACGCGCCCATCGGCTACATGGCCAGCTTCAAGAACCTCTGCGCGCGCCGCCCGGAGCTGGACTTCGATGCGTTCTGGAACAAGGATTCCAGCGCCGAGCTGTACCACTTCATCGGCAAGGACATCATCAACTTCCATACGCTGTTCTGGCCCGCCATGCTCGAAGGCGCCGGCTACCGCAAGCCCACCGCCGTCGCAGTGCACGGTTACCTGACGGTGAATGGGCAGAAGATGTCCAAGTCGCGCGGCACCTTTATCAAGGCGCGCACCTACCTCGATCATCTGAACCCCGAGTATCTGCGCTACTACTACGCGGCCAAGCTCGGTCGTGGCGTCGATGACCTGGACCTGAACCTCGAAGACTTCGTGCAAAAGGTCAATTCCGATCTAGTCGGCAAAGTCGTCAACATCGCCAGCCGTTGCGCAGGGTTCATCCACAAGGGCAACGGCGGCCTGATGGTCGACCGCAACGCCGCGCCGGAACTGACCGACGCCTTCCAGACGGCAGCACCATCCATTGCCGACGCTTACGAGAACCGCGATTTCGCCCGCGCCATGCGCGAAATCATGGCGCTGGCCGACCGCGCCAATGCCTGGATCGCCGACAAGGCGCCCTGGGCACTGAACAAGCAGGACGGCATGCAGGATGAAGTCCAGGCCATTTGCGCCACCGGCATCAACCTGTTCCGCCAGCTGGTGATCTTCCTAAAGCCGGTGCTGCCGAACCTGGCCGCTGACGCCGAGCGCTTCCTGAACGTCGAGCCGCTGAGCTGGACTGACCTGGAGACGCTGTTGGCCAACCACCAGCTGAACGCCTTCACCCCGCTTTTGACCCGTATCGAGCCTGCCAAAATCGAAGCCATGATCGAATCATCCAAGGAAGACCTCGCCTCCACCGAAACCGCCGCGCCTGCACAAGGCAATGGCGAGCTGACCAAAGAGCCCATCGCCGCCGAGATCGCCTTCGACGCCTTTGCCGCCGTGGACCTGCGCATCGCCCTGATCGAAAAGTGCGAGTTCGTTGAAGGCGCTGACAAGCTGCTGCGCCTGACGCTGGACATTGGCGACGCCAAGCGCAACGTCTTCTCCGGTATCAAGAGCGCCTATCCGGACCCAAGCAAGCTGGAAGGCCGCCTGACCCTGTACGTTTCCAACCTGGCCGCGCGCAAAATGAAGTTCGGCGTATCCGAAGGCATGGTGCTGGCCGCCGGCCCTGGCGGTGAAGAAATCTACTTGCTCAGCCCTGACAGCGGCGCCAAGCCCGGTCAGCGCGTCAAGTAA
- a CDS encoding cysteine-rich CWC family protein, which translates to MTDSPDTSRCPICGEPNTCGLSNPATATQPCWCFTAEIAPEARERIPDDALNKACICPRCARGESPANP; encoded by the coding sequence ATGACTGATTCGCCTGATACCAGCCGCTGCCCTATCTGTGGCGAGCCCAACACATGTGGTCTCAGCAATCCTGCCACCGCCACCCAGCCGTGCTGGTGCTTCACTGCCGAGATAGCGCCCGAAGCCCGTGAACGGATTCCTGACGACGCGCTTAATAAAGCCTGCATCTGCCCGCGCTGCGCTCGCGGCGAGTCGCCTGCAAACCCGTAA
- a CDS encoding pseudouridine synthase — protein MRLDRFLANLPHCSHRQARLLLASGRALVNGKTVWDGTHDVRIFDRIELDGEVLQAGKPARFFMLNKPVGCVSATADSQYPTVLDLLNEQDKEELHIAGRLDFNTTGLMIITNDGLWSRRLTQPESLLGKTYFVETEDPIDPICVDRFAEGLYFRFENLTTRPAELELLGSHQARLTLHEGRYHQVKRMFGHFNIKVIALHRERMGPLLLDPTLAPGGYRSLTPDEIEQI, from the coding sequence ATGCGCCTCGACCGCTTCCTCGCCAACCTGCCCCACTGCAGCCACCGACAGGCGCGTCTGTTGCTGGCCTCGGGCCGTGCCCTGGTGAATGGCAAAACGGTCTGGGACGGCACCCATGACGTCCGCATCTTCGACCGTATCGAGCTGGATGGCGAGGTGCTGCAGGCAGGCAAACCCGCGCGCTTCTTTATGCTGAACAAACCGGTCGGCTGCGTCAGCGCCACCGCCGATTCGCAATACCCCACGGTGCTGGATCTGCTGAACGAACAGGACAAGGAAGAACTGCACATCGCCGGTCGGCTGGACTTCAACACCACCGGACTGATGATCATCACCAACGACGGACTCTGGTCCCGGCGCCTCACCCAGCCGGAAAGCCTGCTGGGTAAAACCTACTTTGTGGAAACGGAAGACCCCATCGATCCGATCTGCGTCGACCGCTTCGCCGAAGGCCTCTACTTTCGCTTCGAGAACCTCACCACCCGGCCCGCCGAACTTGAACTGCTGGGCTCGCATCAAGCCCGCCTGACCCTGCATGAAGGCCGTTACCATCAGGTCAAACGCATGTTCGGCCACTTCAATATCAAGGTCATCGCCTTGCACCGCGAACGCATGGGCCCGTTGCTGCTCGACCCCACCCTTGCCCCCGGCGGATACCGCAGCCTCACGCCGGACGAAATCGAACAGATCTGA
- a CDS encoding alpha/beta hydrolase: protein MLPSKLASACARAIAGVMLVGTIGIAADVQARSKPIKPPVSHSESRDQDSRIFVPIVSPLAAFPGLPSERWTGIYQGSSYQIEVPPNWNGMLVMYAHGYRGIEPELTVGPPPFRPWLLQQGYAWAASSYSKNYYDVRAGVEDTNALALAFSSLTGKPQPTKTYITGHSMGGHVAAAAVEAETYATANNRVRYSGSVPMCGVTGDVYEFEYLMHFTLAAQHLAGLGPTTFPATDFQAKLPQIIGALWNSYPTEPSAQGLKLEGIVRELSGGERPIFAEGFRTGLQSVVLGTGGRDGSVDGILADSLTGNLATRYQFDTNKAMSREEREFNDSIIRVIGHPPANSIRPDGLRWIPVVNGQFNVPVVSIHTLGDLYVPFKHQQIYRRNAEANGNGNLLVQRAIRAPSHCDFTYQEQVEAMAAMLQWEQQGIKPAGDDVINPRVVANPAYGCQFTRNDGTQNRTSLPACPEI, encoded by the coding sequence ATGCTTCCAAGCAAGTTGGCTTCAGCCTGTGCGCGCGCCATTGCCGGCGTGATGCTGGTGGGTACGATCGGCATCGCCGCCGATGTTCAGGCCCGGTCGAAACCCATCAAACCACCGGTGTCCCACAGCGAATCACGTGACCAGGATTCGCGCATCTTTGTTCCCATCGTATCGCCGCTGGCGGCGTTTCCTGGGCTGCCGAGCGAGCGCTGGACCGGCATTTACCAAGGCTCGTCCTACCAAATCGAAGTTCCGCCGAACTGGAACGGCATGCTCGTCATGTACGCCCATGGCTATCGTGGCATCGAACCCGAACTCACCGTCGGACCACCCCCGTTCCGCCCATGGCTGCTGCAACAGGGCTACGCCTGGGCCGCATCCAGTTACAGCAAGAATTACTACGATGTGCGCGCCGGCGTCGAAGATACCAACGCCCTGGCGCTGGCCTTCAGCAGCCTGACCGGCAAGCCCCAGCCGACCAAGACCTACATCACCGGGCACTCCATGGGCGGCCACGTCGCGGCAGCGGCGGTGGAAGCGGAAACCTATGCAACGGCCAACAACCGGGTGCGCTACAGCGGCTCGGTGCCCATGTGTGGTGTGACTGGCGACGTCTATGAGTTCGAATACCTGATGCACTTCACCTTGGCTGCGCAGCATCTGGCCGGCCTGGGCCCGACCACGTTCCCGGCGACGGACTTCCAGGCGAAGCTGCCGCAGATTATCGGCGCGCTGTGGAATAGCTACCCGACCGAGCCATCAGCTCAGGGACTCAAACTCGAAGGCATCGTGCGCGAACTCAGCGGCGGCGAGCGCCCCATCTTCGCCGAAGGCTTCCGCACCGGCCTGCAGAGCGTCGTACTGGGGACCGGCGGCCGGGATGGCTCGGTAGACGGAATTCTCGCCGACTCGCTAACCGGCAACCTCGCCACCCGCTATCAGTTCGATACGAACAAGGCGATGTCCCGCGAGGAACGCGAGTTCAACGACTCGATCATCCGCGTGATCGGCCATCCCCCAGCCAACAGCATCCGCCCGGACGGCCTGCGCTGGATTCCAGTTGTGAACGGCCAGTTCAACGTCCCGGTGGTCAGCATCCACACCCTGGGCGACCTGTACGTGCCGTTCAAACACCAACAAATCTACCGCCGCAACGCCGAAGCCAATGGCAACGGCAACCTCCTGGTACAACGCGCCATCCGCGCACCCAGCCATTGTGATTTCACCTATCAGGAGCAGGTCGAAGCCATGGCCGCGATGCTGCAATGGGAACAGCAGGGCATCAAACCGGCTGGTGATGATGTGATCAATCCACGAGTCGTAGCGAACCCCGCCTATGGCTGCCAGTTCACGCGTAACGATGGCACTCAGAACCGGACGTCGCTGCCGGCTTGTCCGGAGATTTGA
- a CDS encoding TonB-dependent receptor: protein MKPKHHPLAWAISLAFVPAVWAADPVELDSVVVSASGLAKQSHEMTTPAAVMEGDELVLRREATLGETLESLPGVRSSSFGAGAARPVIRGLDGARVKVLSDGIELLDASTISPDHAVTSEPLLAERIEVLKGPATLLYGGGAIGGVVNVIDKKIPTYVPEKGYEGELELRANSAANEGAGVFGITAGSGNFAVRAEGTKRQAGEYEIPGSPDKQAGSYNDTDSFTLGASFIGERGYIGMAYGEQNNRYGLLAHEHADCHTHGSDWHCGGHDDHAHDEHGHDEHDHEHGSVPYVDMHQKRWDLRGELSDPLPGFELARLRVGHSNYQHEEIEGGEIGTRFNNDATDARLELTHQPLFGWRGVVGAQTLRRDFEALGEEAYVPPTLTRNHGLFLLEEYTTGAWRYELGLRHEWQDIEADGQRDTDHSGTSISAGAVWTFAPEYSLGFSLSRSQRLPTAEELYANGPHAATRTVELGNVDLEEETSHNAELTLRKFAGRTTFSFSLFRNEVDDFIYAADTGNDIGGGYREIEYRQHDAVLTGAEGEVRFQATDATALTLFGDHVRGKLRDGGGDLPRIPADRLGVRVDQRLTTALSGQLEFYRVQRQDELADYETETGGYNMLGAGLSYSGSLQQTDYLLYLKANNLLDEKARQHTSFIKDDVLLPGRNLTVGMRLAF from the coding sequence ATGAAACCGAAACATCACCCACTGGCCTGGGCAATCAGTCTGGCCTTTGTTCCCGCGGTCTGGGCGGCCGATCCGGTCGAACTTGATTCCGTCGTGGTCAGTGCCAGCGGTCTGGCCAAGCAGAGCCATGAGATGACGACACCGGCGGCGGTCATGGAGGGTGATGAACTGGTGCTGCGCCGTGAGGCGACTTTGGGCGAAACCCTGGAAAGCCTGCCTGGTGTACGTTCCAGCAGCTTCGGTGCTGGTGCGGCACGCCCGGTTATCCGGGGCCTGGACGGCGCGCGCGTGAAAGTCCTGAGCGATGGCATCGAATTGCTCGATGCCTCCACCATCAGCCCCGACCACGCTGTCACCAGCGAGCCGCTACTGGCCGAGCGCATCGAAGTGCTCAAGGGGCCGGCGACCTTGCTCTACGGCGGCGGTGCGATCGGCGGTGTGGTCAATGTGATCGACAAAAAGATTCCCACCTACGTCCCGGAAAAGGGCTACGAGGGCGAGCTGGAACTACGCGCCAATAGCGCGGCGAACGAAGGCGCTGGCGTGTTCGGCATCACCGCCGGTAGCGGCAACTTCGCCGTACGAGCCGAAGGCACCAAGCGCCAGGCCGGCGAATACGAAATTCCGGGCTCGCCAGATAAGCAAGCGGGTTCCTACAACGACACCGATAGCTTCACCCTGGGCGCCAGCTTCATTGGTGAGCGCGGTTACATCGGCATGGCCTATGGCGAGCAGAACAACCGCTACGGTTTGCTGGCCCATGAACATGCCGATTGCCATACCCACGGCAGCGACTGGCATTGCGGCGGTCACGATGATCATGCTCACGACGAGCACGGCCACGATGAGCATGACCATGAGCACGGCAGCGTCCCTTACGTCGACATGCATCAGAAGCGCTGGGATCTGCGCGGCGAGCTGAGCGATCCGCTGCCAGGCTTCGAGCTGGCGCGCCTGCGTGTCGGACACAGCAACTATCAGCATGAGGAAATCGAAGGCGGGGAAATAGGCACGCGCTTCAATAACGATGCCACTGACGCGCGCCTCGAACTGACCCATCAGCCACTGTTCGGCTGGCGCGGCGTGGTCGGCGCACAAACGCTGCGCCGCGACTTCGAAGCCCTGGGGGAGGAGGCCTACGTGCCGCCGACACTGACCCGCAACCACGGGCTGTTCCTGCTCGAGGAGTACACCACCGGGGCGTGGCGCTACGAGTTGGGACTGCGGCATGAGTGGCAGGACATCGAGGCCGATGGCCAGCGGGACACCGATCACAGCGGCACCTCGATTTCAGCCGGTGCGGTCTGGACCTTCGCGCCGGAGTATTCCCTGGGCTTCTCGCTGTCGCGCTCGCAACGCCTACCCACAGCCGAAGAGCTCTACGCCAATGGCCCGCACGCGGCGACTCGCACCGTCGAGCTGGGCAATGTCGATCTCGAAGAAGAGACCTCGCACAACGCCGAACTCACGCTACGCAAGTTCGCAGGCCGCACCACCTTCAGTTTCAGTCTGTTCCGCAACGAGGTAGACGACTTCATCTATGCCGCCGATACCGGGAACGACATCGGCGGCGGCTATCGCGAGATCGAATACCGCCAGCACGACGCCGTGCTGACCGGCGCGGAAGGCGAGGTGCGTTTCCAAGCCACCGATGCCACCGCCCTGACCCTGTTTGGCGATCACGTGCGCGGCAAGTTGCGTGACGGCGGCGGCGATCTGCCGCGCATCCCGGCAGATCGTCTCGGGGTGCGTGTAGACCAGCGCTTAACCACTGCCCTGAGCGGCCAGCTGGAGTTCTATCGCGTGCAGCGTCAGGACGAGCTGGCCGACTACGAGACCGAAACCGGCGGCTACAACATGCTCGGCGCTGGCCTCAGCTACAGCGGCTCGTTGCAGCAGACCGACTATCTGCTCTACCTCAAGGCCAACAACCTGCTCGATGAAAAGGCGCGCCAGCACACCTCGTTCATCAAGGACGATGTATTGCTACCCGGTCGCAACCTGACCGTTGGCATGCGCTTGGCTTTCTAA
- the putP gene encoding sodium/proline symporter PutP translates to MNVSTPTLITFVIYILAMILIGFIAYRATKNFDDYILGGRSLGSFVTALSAGASDMSGWLLLGLPGAIFVAGLSESWIAIGLIAGAWLNWLFVAGRLRVHTEHNHNALTLPDYFSHRFEDTSRLLRIFSALVILVFFTIYCASGVVAGARLFESTFGMSYDTALWVGAAATILYVFIGGFLAVSWTDTVQATLMIFALLITPVFVILALGDVGAAMNTIAAQDPSNFDMFKGLSFIAIISLLGWGLGYFGQPHILVRFMAADSVKTIPNARRIGMTWMVLTLVGAVAVGFLGIAYFADNPALAGAVTQNGERVFLELVKILFNPWVAGIILSGVLAAVMSTLSAQLLVSSSALTQDFYKAFLRKGASQTELVWVGRAMVLLIALIAIGIASNPESKVLGLVSYAWAGFGAAFGPVVLISLLWKRMTRNGALVGMLVGAITVVVWKEFIGLGLYEIIPGFILASIAIYVVSLMGKEPAASIQQRFETADAEYRAG, encoded by the coding sequence ATGAATGTGAGCACCCCAACACTGATCACTTTCGTGATCTATATCTTGGCGATGATCCTCATCGGCTTCATCGCCTATCGCGCGACCAAGAACTTCGACGATTACATTCTCGGTGGCCGCAGCCTCGGCAGCTTCGTCACGGCGCTTTCGGCGGGTGCGTCGGACATGAGCGGTTGGTTGCTGCTGGGCCTGCCCGGCGCGATTTTCGTTGCCGGTCTGTCCGAGAGCTGGATCGCCATCGGCCTGATCGCCGGTGCCTGGCTCAATTGGCTTTTCGTTGCCGGCCGGTTGCGCGTGCATACCGAGCACAATCACAACGCGCTGACGCTGCCGGATTACTTCTCGCACCGCTTCGAGGACACCAGTCGACTGTTGCGGATTTTCTCCGCGCTGGTGATTTTGGTGTTCTTCACCATCTATTGCGCTTCGGGTGTGGTCGCTGGCGCGCGCCTGTTCGAGTCGACGTTCGGTATGTCTTACGATACGGCGTTGTGGGTAGGCGCTGCGGCGACGATTCTCTATGTGTTCATTGGTGGTTTCCTCGCGGTGAGCTGGACCGACACCGTGCAGGCGACGCTGATGATTTTCGCGCTGCTGATCACCCCGGTGTTCGTCATCCTCGCCCTCGGCGATGTAGGCGCAGCCATGAACACCATCGCCGCGCAGGATCCGTCGAACTTCGACATGTTCAAGGGCCTGTCCTTCATCGCGATCATTTCATTGCTCGGCTGGGGGCTGGGTTATTTCGGCCAGCCGCACATCCTGGTGCGTTTCATGGCCGCCGATTCGGTTAAGACCATCCCCAACGCCCGCCGCATCGGCATGACTTGGATGGTTCTGACCCTGGTCGGCGCGGTGGCCGTAGGCTTCCTCGGGATTGCCTACTTCGCGGACAACCCGGCGCTAGCGGGTGCGGTGACCCAGAACGGTGAGCGAGTCTTTCTTGAGCTGGTGAAAATCCTGTTCAATCCATGGGTCGCGGGCATCATTCTTTCTGGCGTGCTGGCGGCGGTGATGAGCACGCTCAGCGCACAGCTGCTGGTCAGCTCCAGCGCCCTGACACAGGATTTCTACAAGGCCTTCCTGCGTAAAGGCGCGTCGCAGACCGAGTTGGTCTGGGTCGGTCGCGCCATGGTGCTGTTGATCGCGCTTATCGCCATCGGTATTGCGTCCAACCCCGAGAGCAAAGTCCTTGGCTTGGTTTCCTACGCCTGGGCCGGCTTCGGCGCTGCCTTTGGACCGGTCGTGCTGATCTCGTTGCTGTGGAAGCGCATGACCCGCAACGGCGCGTTGGTTGGCATGCTGGTAGGGGCGATCACCGTGGTCGTCTGGAAGGAGTTCATCGGCCTGGGGCTGTACGAGATCATTCCTGGGTTCATCCTTGCGAGCATTGCCATCTATGTCGTAAGCCTGATGGGCAAGGAGCCGGCTGCCTCCATTCAGCAGCGCTTCGAAACGGCTGACGCGGAATACCGTGCGGGTTGA
- a CDS encoding DUF3203 family protein yields MTVTLDIPTGTCSAVIQGTTYRSAIMDVRVSTDPAARMSVAHIDGASTHLTEDQAEHLIAAGAKDDRENLIADD; encoded by the coding sequence ATGACAGTCACTCTCGATATTCCGACCGGCACCTGCTCTGCCGTCATTCAGGGCACCACCTACCGCAGCGCGATAATGGATGTGCGAGTCAGCACCGATCCCGCCGCCCGCATGTCGGTCGCACATATCGACGGCGCCAGCACGCACCTCACCGAAGACCAGGCCGAACATCTGATAGCGGCAGGCGCCAAAGATGATCGCGAAAACCTTATTGCCGACGACTGA
- the putP gene encoding sodium/proline symporter PutP has product MSISTPTLVTFVIYIGAMLLIGFVAYRATKNFDDYILGGRSLGSFVTALSAGASDMSGWLLMGLPGAIFVAGLSESWIAIGLIAGAWLNWLFVAGRLRVHTERNNNALTLPDYFSHRFEDDSRMLRIFSALVVLVFFTIYCASGVVAGARLFESSFGIPYDVALWVGAAATILYVFIGGFLAVSWTDTVQATLMIFALLITPVFVVLALGDMGAAMDTIATQNPAAFDMFSGLSFVAIISLLAWGLGYFGQPHILVRFMAADSVKSIPNARRIGMAWMILTLAGAVAVGFFGIAYFAGHPELAGPVSENGERVFMELVKILFNPWVAGIILSGVLAAVMSTLSAQLLVSSSALTQDFYKAMLRKNASQTELVWVGRAMVLLIAFIALGIASNPDSKVLGLVSYAWAGFGAAFGPVVLISLLWKDMTRNGALAGMIVGAVTVVVWKEFIGLGLYEIIPGFILASIAVVVFSKIGQGASPSMIKRFEEAASEYHGR; this is encoded by the coding sequence ATGAGCATCAGTACACCCACTCTGGTCACGTTCGTGATCTATATCGGCGCGATGCTGTTGATTGGCTTCGTCGCCTATCGCGCCACCAAGAACTTCGACGACTATATTCTCGGCGGCCGCAGCCTCGGCAGTTTCGTCACGGCCCTGTCGGCTGGCGCTTCGGACATGAGCGGTTGGCTGCTGATGGGCCTGCCAGGGGCGATCTTCGTCGCGGGCCTTTCGGAAAGCTGGATCGCGATCGGCCTGATCGCCGGGGCCTGGCTGAACTGGCTGTTCGTGGCCGGACGCCTGCGCGTGCACACCGAGCGCAACAACAACGCACTGACCCTGCCGGATTACTTCTCGCACCGTTTCGAAGATGACAGCCGCATGCTGCGCATTTTTTCGGCATTGGTGGTTTTGGTGTTCTTCACCATTTACTGCGCTTCGGGTGTGGTCGCTGGCGCGCGTCTGTTCGAGAGCAGCTTCGGCATTCCCTACGACGTCGCGCTGTGGGTCGGTGCCGCTGCAACCATCCTCTACGTATTCATCGGCGGCTTCCTCGCGGTGAGCTGGACCGACACCGTGCAGGCCACGCTGATGATCTTCGCGCTGCTGATCACACCCGTGTTCGTCGTGCTGGCGCTGGGCGACATGGGCGCCGCGATGGATACCATCGCCACCCAGAACCCGGCTGCCTTCGACATGTTTAGCGGCCTGTCCTTCGTTGCGATCATTTCGCTGTTGGCCTGGGGCCTGGGCTACTTCGGCCAGCCGCATATCCTGGTGCGCTTCATGGCCGCCGACTCGGTGAAATCCATCCCCAATGCCCGCCGTATCGGCATGGCCTGGATGATCCTGACCCTGGCGGGAGCCGTGGCGGTGGGCTTCTTCGGGATCGCCTATTTCGCAGGGCATCCTGAATTGGCTGGGCCAGTCAGCGAGAACGGCGAGCGTGTGTTCATGGAGTTGGTGAAGATTCTATTTAACCCCTGGGTCGCCGGCATCATCCTCTCCGGCGTGCTGGCCGCGGTGATGAGTACCCTCAGCGCGCAGCTGCTGGTGAGCTCCAGCGCCCTGACGCAAGACTTCTACAAAGCCATGTTGCGCAAGAACGCGTCGCAGACGGAACTGGTCTGGGTCGGTCGCGCAATGGTGCTGCTGATCGCGTTCATCGCGCTGGGCATCGCGTCCAATCCGGACAGCAAGGTGCTGGGGCTGGTGTCCTATGCTTGGGCCGGCTTCGGCGCTGCGTTCGGTCCGGTAGTGCTGATTTCGCTGCTGTGGAAAGACATGACTCGCAATGGTGCGCTGGCCGGCATGATCGTTGGCGCTGTCACCGTGGTGGTGTGGAAGGAATTCATCGGCCTGGGGCTGTACGAGATCATTCCGGGCTTCATCCTCGCCAGCATCGCCGTCGTCGTCTTTAGCAAGATTGGCCAGGGCGCCTCGCCCAGCATGATCAAACGGTTCGAAGAGGCAGCGAGCGAATACCACGGCCGCTGA